One window from the genome of Nicotiana sylvestris chromosome 9, ASM39365v2, whole genome shotgun sequence encodes:
- the LOC104213810 gene encoding NAC domain-containing protein 92-like yields MEKISGFCGDEEEMELPPGFRFHPTDEELITHYLSPKVLDSSFCARAIGEVDLNKIEPWDLPWKAKMGEKEWYFFCVRDRKYPTGLRTNRATEAGYWKATGKDKEIFKLKTLVGMKKTLVFYQGRAPRGEKSNWVMHEYRLEGKYSVHNLPQTAKNEWVICRIFKKSAGGKKIHISGLIKNNNINDNSMSSNLPPLIDISSYDSQITTTTTWKGETSNYSHVTCFSNSIEDQKSQTSLADDLSTNNNPYVENFQYGDFGLMQDHSILRLLFENKESEAKQNYDTRAYEDLDCLWNY; encoded by the exons ATGGAAAAAATTTCTGGATTTTGTGgagatgaagaagaaatggaaTTGCCTCCTGGTTTTCGTTTTCACCCTactgatgaagagcttatcactCACTACTTATCCCCAAAAGTTCTTGATAGCAGCTTTTGTGCCAGAGCTATTGGTGAGGTGGACTTGAACAAGATTGAACCCTGGGATTTGCCAT GGAAGGCAAAAATGGGTGAAAAGGAGTGGTACTTTTTCTGTGTAAGGGATAGGAAATATCCAACTGGCTTAAGGACAAACAGAGCAACTGAGGCAGGGTATTGGAAGGCAACTGGTAAAGATAAGGAGATATTCAAGTTGAAAACACTTGTTGGTATGAAGAAAACTCTGGTTTTCTACCAGGGGAGGGCACCTAGAGGAGAAAAATCCAATTGGGTCATGCATGAATATAGATTAGAGGGCAAATATTCAGTCCACAACCTTCCTCAAACTGCCAAG AATGAATGGGTGATTTGCAGAATCTTCAAAAAGAGTGCAGGAGGGAAGAAGATACATATTTCAGGGCTAATAAAAAACAACAATATAAATGACAATTCAATGTCTTCAAATTTGCCTCCATTAATagacatatcatcatatgacaGTCAAATTACAACAACAACCACATGGAAAGGGGAAACATCTAATTATTCTCATGTGACCTGCTTCTCCAATTCAATAGAGGACCAAAAATCTCAAACTAGCTTGGCTGATGATTTGAGCACAAATAATAATCCTTATGTGGAGAATTTCCAATATGGGGATTTTGGTTTAATGCAAGATCACTCCATACTGAGGCTTTTGTTTGAGAACAAAGAGTCAGAAGCAAAGCAGAATTATGATACGAGGGCTTATGAGGATCTTGATTGTCTTTGGAATTATTGA